CGATTACATGTTCCGCAATCCTGCTGCGCTTGCTGCTGCCGTCAGCTATATGGTGGAATCGGCGGAAAAACAGGAAACAACCAAAAAAGCCGTTGCAGCGAAATTCGGCACGTCTGTTGCGACGATGTCCAAATATGTTGACGAGTTAAGCGGATATTTGCCGAATTTTGAAGCCTAGGCATAAAAGTTGAAGACGACCGTTTATTGCTTTACGATTTAGCTAGTGATTAAGAGGAGGGCCTACAATGACAGAAACAACTAATATTTATGATGTGTTAATAATCGGTGCGGGGCCTGCCGGCATGACAGCCGCGGTCTATACATCGCGAGCCAATCTTTCGACGCTCATGCTCGAGCGTGGAATTCCAGGCGGCCAAATGGCCAATACCGAAGAAATTGAAAACTACCCAGGATTCGACCATATCCTTGGTCCTGACCTATCTACTAAAATGTTTGAACATGCGAAAAAATTTGGGGCCGAATATGCTTACGGCGATGTGACTGAAATCATCGATGGCGATGAATTTAAAACTGTCAAAGCTGGCTCGAAAGAATACAAAGCCCGTGCTATCATTTTGACAACCGGAGCCGAGTACAAAAAAATGGGCATCCCGGGTGAAACCGAACTTGGCGGACGCGGTGTCAGCTATTGCGCAGTATGCGATGGTGCATTTTTCAAAGGCAAAGAATTGGTCGTCGTTGGCGGCGGAGATTCGGCAGTTGAAGAAGGGGTTTACTTGACTCGTTTCGCGGACAAAGTAACCATCGTTCATCGCAGAGACGAATTGCGTGCACAGAAAATCCTTCAAGACCGCGCCTTCGCAAATGACAAGATCGACTTTATCTGGAGCCATACCGTAAAAGAAATTCACGATAAAGATAGCAAAGTCGGAAGCGTTACTTTGGTATCGACCAAAGACGATTCAGAACGGGAATTCGAAGCAGACGGCGTGTTCATTTATATTGGCATGCTGCCACTAACGAAACCATTTGAATCACTGGGCATCTTGAATGACCTTGGTTATATTGAAACGAATGAAGAAATGCAAACGGCAGTGCCGGGAATATTCGCAGCTGGCGATGTGCGGGACAAAACTTTGCGTCAAGTCGTCACGGCGACTGGCGACGGCAGCATC
This is a stretch of genomic DNA from Planococcus maritimus. It encodes these proteins:
- the trxB gene encoding thioredoxin-disulfide reductase, which translates into the protein MTETTNIYDVLIIGAGPAGMTAAVYTSRANLSTLMLERGIPGGQMANTEEIENYPGFDHILGPDLSTKMFEHAKKFGAEYAYGDVTEIIDGDEFKTVKAGSKEYKARAIILTTGAEYKKMGIPGETELGGRGVSYCAVCDGAFFKGKELVVVGGGDSAVEEGVYLTRFADKVTIVHRRDELRAQKILQDRAFANDKIDFIWSHTVKEIHDKDSKVGSVTLVSTKDDSEREFEADGVFIYIGMLPLTKPFESLGILNDLGYIETNEEMQTAVPGIFAAGDVRDKTLRQVVTATGDGSIAAQSVQHYVEELAEKIASKAQA